From the Burkholderia sp. WP9 genome, the window AGATCGAACGTCTGGCGCCGCAACTGCCGCACCAGTTCGCGACCCGCACCGTATGCGTGACAGATGTGGCCCGCCGCCGACAGCGTTTGGCAAACAAGGTCGGCCTGAGCCGAATCGTCATCCAGGACAGCAATTCTCATAAAACCCCGCAACGCGACATCGTCGTTCGTAACTGGTGGCCGGCTGACCGGCAGATGACCGGGATGGCGGCGCAAGCACCGACGATCCTGCTTCCAATTTCATCTTCGGCGGCACATTTTTCGACTTGTGGTCCTTTGCCTTGCGCCCTGTTCGATCCCGCCTCCGTCTCAAAATTAGCGCGCAGTGTTCGCTTTATCGCGCCGCGTATCGAGGGGCAGGTCATCATAATCGAAAAAACGGCTGTTCTTTTCCCGGATAAGATCACGCGAATCTCCGGTCAGGCGATGCGGTTGTTCAACCATCCCAGCATTTTCAGCGGCACAGTCGCCCGCTGCGCCGTGTCTGTGTGCATCGACCGCAAGGGTCGTCGTTTTCAGCGGCTGGTCTCGCCCGCACGGTAGTTGGCCCCGTTCGCCGTTGTCTTTCTCAGGCTGCGTCCCCCACTTGGGAAACCGCGATTTGACAATTTGCGAGTCAGTATAGAAACAGTCTCAAAATAAATCGTTTAAAGATTGTTAAGCCGTGGTGTGATCTGGGAAAAAATGCGGCGTCCCTTCTTTCCAAGGCCGACGCCGCTCAAAACACTACACGCTCGCGGGGGTCTAACCGCACGAGTGACCCAAAAATAGCCGCGCCGAAATTGCAGCTCAAGATGAAAAAACTGCCTTTGTAACGTGGCTTCAGGTAGCTATTACGCAAACGATAATGGGTCACGCATAGAAGCGTTGTGTCGTCTCACTCTGAAAATGATATGAATTGAAGCGGCGGCAACAGCGCATTTACAGATGCAGACGATTTGTTACAGAAGTTGTCGATTGCCGGAACGCCGCGGCAACGCAGTACGTCGTACGGCAAGCGAGTGTCAGGCGACAGCGTTGACGGCATCGCCGCGAGCGCAGCGCGTTATCTGCCGCCTTCGATTTCCGGCATCGGCGCGAACAGCGCGTCGAGGTCGTCGTCCGAGAACTTGGCGGCGCCGGCGGCGTCTTCGGAAAGAATGCTGTCGGCCAGTCCCGCCTTCTGCTCCTGCAACTCCACGATCTTTTCTTCGATGCTGCCCGCCGCAATCAGCTTGTACACGAACACGGGCTTGTCCTGCCCCAACCGATGCGCGCGGTCCGTTGCCTGATTCTCGGCAGCCGGGTTCCACCACGGATCGTAGTGGATCACCGTGTCGGCGGCGGTCAGGTTCAGGCCCACGCCACCGGCCTTCAGGCTGATCAGGAACAACGGCACCTCGCCTTGCTGGAAACGCTCTACAGGCGTCACGCGATCGGCCGTATCGCCGGTGAGCACGACGTACGGAATGGCGGCTTCTTCGAGCGCTTCGGCGATCAGCGACAACATGCCGGTGAACTGCGAGAACAACAGCACGCGGCGCCCTTCCTCGATCAGTTCCGGCAGCATCGACAGGAGCAGGTCGAGCTTGGCGGAACGCATGGCGCGCGCGCCCTTCTCGACCTTATCCACTCTGTCGCGCGAGTCCGGCCCCTCGCCCGCCTCGCCGGTGGTCTTGAGCGTGCGAACAAGGCGAGGATCGCAGCACACCTGGCGCAGCTTCAGCAACGCATCGAGCACGATGATGTGGCTGCGCGCGAGACCCTGCGCGCTGACCGCCGCGCGCACTTTCTCCTGCATTGCCGTGCGCACGGTTTCGTAGAGGTCGCGCTGCGCGCCTTCCAGGTCCACGGAGCACACAATCGTGGTCTTGGCCGGCAACTCTTTGGCGACTTCGTCCTTGCGACGGCGCAGCATGAACGGCCGGATGCGCCGCGCGAGCAACGCGCGGCGCACGCCGTCGCCGTTCTTCTCGATCGGATTGCGCCAGCGTTTGGTGAAGTCTTTCTGGCTGCCGAGAAACCCCGGCAACAGAAAATCGAACTGAGACCACAGCTCGCCGAGATGATTCTCGAGCGGCGTGCCCGTCAAACACAGCCGATGCCGCGCGCGCAAACCGCGAATGGCCTGCGCGGCTTTGGTGGTGGCGTTCTTCACGTACTGCGCTTCGTCGAGAATCAGCAGGTGATACTCATGCTCGGCGAGCACCTTCTGATCGCGCCACAGCAGCGCGTAGGTGGTCAGAATCAGTTCGTGTTCGCCGATCTGCTCGAAACGCTCCTTGCGCTGCGGGCCGTTCAACACCAGCACCTTCAGTTCGGGCGCGAAGCGTCGCGCTTCCTCGCGCCAGTTGTGCACGAGCGTGGTCGGCACGACGATCAGCACGGGTCGGTTCAGACGCCCCGCTTCTTTCTCCGCGAGGATATGGGCAAGCGTCTGCACCGTCTTGCCCAGACCCATGTCGTCGGCGAGTACGCCGGCGAGATCGTGTTCGCGCAGAAACTGCATCCAGTTCAAGCCCTGTTGCTGATAGACGCGCAGTTCGGCCTTCAGGCCGCGAGGCACCGCCACCTCGCGCAGCCCCGGACCGGCCTGCAGACGCTGCGCCAGTTGCCGGATCGAATCTTCGCCGCGAAATTGCCAGCGGCCGGTGCCGTTCAACGCCTCCAGCCGGCCCGCGTCGACGGACGCCACACGCAGCGGCGCACCGTCGGCGAGCGAGCCGCCGAGCGCGTCGAACAGATCGACGAGCACGCGCACCACCGGCTTCAGACGGTCGGCGCGCAAGCGCAAACGCTTGTTCTCCTCGGTCTTCAACTCGATCGGCTCGTCGTCGGCAATGGCTTCGAGCGCGCCGCTCAGCCAGCGCCGGTCGCGCCGGAACAGGTCGGCAAGCAGCGGTTCGAGCCGCACGTTGCGCTCGCCGATGCGGATACCCATCTCCAGATCGAACCAGCCGTCGCCAGCCTGATGCGCGGTGCCTTCGATCGCATCGATTTCGATGACGTTGTAGCGGAACTCGGGCGCCATCGTCACGCGCCAGCCCTTGCTCACGAGCTCCGGCACGGCGTCGTTGACGAACGCGGTCCACGCCTCGGCATCGGGCAGGCCGAGCATGGTGTCGGGCAGCAGGCGCGACGCGTAGACGCGGCTGGTCGGCACCTTCTGCAAGCCGGTCTTGCGCAGTTCGAGCAGACGCTTTTTCTCGGCCTCGTAGCGGCGGCGGATATGAATCACGTCGCCGCCCGGCATTGGCACGAGCGTCACGCTGCTGTCGACATTGATGCTCACGCCGTCGTAATCGAAACTGACGCCCGCCAGCTCGACCGCTGCGGATTGACGCAAGCCCGCCTTGCTCGTCGCCGACGGCAGCGCGTGGCTGTTGAGCGTGAGCACCGGCACGGGATCGACGTCGATCACGCGAATCGCGGACGCGTCGTGCGTGGGCGGCAGCGGCAACTCGGGCGCGATCTCGCGCAGCACCGAGGCGACCAGCGGCGCTTCGGCGAGCGAGATAGGCGGCATGGCGAGGTAATCCGGCAACTGCTGGAACGGCAACGACGATTGAACGATGCCAGCTTCATTCGCGACGCCGTCCACATACCAGACCGGTTCGGTGGGCAGCACCATGCTCGCGCGCGGCTCGGTGCACAGCACGGGCCGCAGGCGCTCGTCAGCGAGCGGCTCCCATTCGATCCGGCCGGGCCGGTCGGCGCCGCGCGTGAGCGGCGCGGGTCCGTCGTGACCGGAGCCGGGCGTGAAATCGAAGAACAGCCGGCCGGTTGCGATCAGCTTCTGCAGCATCTCCGCACCGCTCGTGCCGCGCAGGATGAACTGTCCGAAGTCCTCGCGTGAGCGGCCGAGCCACAGGCCGCGCAGGATCGACAGGTCTTCGTCGGAGACGAACTTCGGCTGTTTGAGGAGCGCCGCTTCCACATTGCCCCAAGGTTCGTCGACCGCGATGATCGCGCCGTGCGCATCGCAGCGCGCGCGGTACAGCACGACCTCGTGGCGCATGTGGAAGCTGGACCAGTTCAGCCGGTAAGCCAGGGTCTGCGAGCGCGGCGCACTCGCCTTCTGGGCGTCCGCATCCGCAGCCTCGGCGCGGGCGCGAAAACGTTCGAGCCAACTGACCAGTTCCGGCCGCACGCCTGACGGCGGCCCGACGTTAGCCATCGGCGCGCCCGGCAGGTCGCGCGCGGTATCGCCCTCGTCCGGCTCGACGTGAGTGATATGGTCCATCTCGTCGTGATAGTTCAGCTCGGCGAGCAGCAACGCGGCAACGTGCTTGCAGTTGCGGCCGACCGGACAACTGCAATCGCCCTGCGCCCAGGGCGAACCGCCATCGGTACGAAAGCGCACGCGCGTTTGATAGGGAAGCCGCTGCGTGCCCTGCACGTCGCCGCTCAGCGTGGCGCCGTGCCATTTCACAT encodes:
- a CDS encoding DEAD/DEAH box helicase: MSSVFFDRERIAEWLGDHTVAKARSVGPVTHVKWHGATLSGDVQGTQRLPYQTRVRFRTDGGSPWAQGDCSCPVGRNCKHVAALLLAELNYHDEMDHITHVEPDEGDTARDLPGAPMANVGPPSGVRPELVSWLERFRARAEAADADAQKASAPRSQTLAYRLNWSSFHMRHEVVLYRARCDAHGAIIAVDEPWGNVEAALLKQPKFVSDEDLSILRGLWLGRSREDFGQFILRGTSGAEMLQKLIATGRLFFDFTPGSGHDGPAPLTRGADRPGRIEWEPLADERLRPVLCTEPRASMVLPTEPVWYVDGVANEAGIVQSSLPFQQLPDYLAMPPISLAEAPLVASVLREIAPELPLPPTHDASAIRVIDVDPVPVLTLNSHALPSATSKAGLRQSAAVELAGVSFDYDGVSINVDSSVTLVPMPGGDVIHIRRRYEAEKKRLLELRKTGLQKVPTSRVYASRLLPDTMLGLPDAEAWTAFVNDAVPELVSKGWRVTMAPEFRYNVIEIDAIEGTAHQAGDGWFDLEMGIRIGERNVRLEPLLADLFRRDRRWLSGALEAIADDEPIELKTEENKRLRLRADRLKPVVRVLVDLFDALGGSLADGAPLRVASVDAGRLEALNGTGRWQFRGEDSIRQLAQRLQAGPGLREVAVPRGLKAELRVYQQQGLNWMQFLREHDLAGVLADDMGLGKTVQTLAHILAEKEAGRLNRPVLIVVPTTLVHNWREEARRFAPELKVLVLNGPQRKERFEQIGEHELILTTYALLWRDQKVLAEHEYHLLILDEAQYVKNATTKAAQAIRGLRARHRLCLTGTPLENHLGELWSQFDFLLPGFLGSQKDFTKRWRNPIEKNGDGVRRALLARRIRPFMLRRRKDEVAKELPAKTTIVCSVDLEGAQRDLYETVRTAMQEKVRAAVSAQGLARSHIIVLDALLKLRQVCCDPRLVRTLKTTGEAGEGPDSRDRVDKVEKGARAMRSAKLDLLLSMLPELIEEGRRVLLFSQFTGMLSLIAEALEEAAIPYVVLTGDTADRVTPVERFQQGEVPLFLISLKAGGVGLNLTAADTVIHYDPWWNPAAENQATDRAHRLGQDKPVFVYKLIAAGSIEEKIVELQEQKAGLADSILSEDAAGAAKFSDDDLDALFAPMPEIEGGR